The Periplaneta americana isolate PAMFEO1 chromosome 2, P.americana_PAMFEO1_priV1, whole genome shotgun sequence genome has a window encoding:
- the Slbp gene encoding histone RNA hairpin-binding protein, whose product MLICAKSMSPGLEVYGKVKHSVESSSMSFKRGADWENQCNDSPRSSNEEKKNKLRDSSNSYWDISLDTSKSKSWVELMEEEEEEEENDGLELNTSKISMPVSEKQKPKDNETNEAAGETVSTSVKIKEEIIDEDEDEACYTEESYIHESDLVSEIKQEDLDEDDEVRQKSTSNECKQEKNGKEADHNTTDKKTNKEVSRSSLVESEEFKFKIKKENDDTSSSVECSAGKDTEQNEIADKEEKVKAKEEVNRKRGRDWFIDRIPEKVPHRESEKSESHQSKKKKWKKIEYETDPAILSRRQKQIDYGKNTVGYDRYRQMVPKDKRTKKHPRTPPKNVKYSRRAWDGMIRIWRQNLHLWDPPSERRKMLDASDTLSDISVDLRSQTSDDTSDSERRVRVKRNTQSSSGSLDESSDILQLDDNCTDI is encoded by the exons atgttaatttgtgcAAAATCGATGAGTCCGGGACTTGAAGTGTATGGTAAAGTAAAACATTCAGTGGAAAGTTCAAGTATGTCTTTTAAAAGAGGAGCAGATTGGGAAAACCAATGCAATGATAG TCCACGAAGTAgtaatgaagagaagaaaaacaaaCTCCGTGATTCAAGCAATTCTTACTGGGATATTAGCTTGGATACATCAAAAAGTAAAAGTTGGGTCGAGTTaatggaagaggaagaggaggaggaggagaatgaTGGATTAGAGCTGAACACTAGCAAGATTTCCATGCCAGTAAGTGAAAAGCAGAAACCAAAGGATAATGAAACGAATGAGGCAGCAGGTGAAACCGTAAGTACTAGTGTAAAGATCAAAGAAGAGATAATAGACGAAGACGAAGATGAAGCCTGCTATACAGAAGAATCTTATATCCACGAAAGTGATTTAGTGAGCGAAATAAAACAAGAAGATTTAGACGAGGATGATGAAGTGAGACAAAAAAGTACATCAAATGAATGTAAACAAGAAAAGAACGGAAAAGAAGCTGATCACAATACAACTGACAAGAAAACGAATAAAGAAGTGAGTAGAAGTTCGCTAGTAGAAAGtgaagaatttaaatttaaaattaagaaagaaaatgaTGATACGTCTTCATCTGTTGAATGTAGTGCAGGAAAAGATACTGAGCAGAATGAGATTGCTGACAAAGAGGAGAAAGTGAAAGCAAAAGAAGAAGTCAATAGGAAAAGAGGTCGGGATTGGTTCATTGACAGAATACCAGAAAAAGTACCTCACAG GGAAAGTGAAAAATCTGAGAGTCATCAGAGTAAAAAAAAGAAGTGGAAGAAAATTGAATATGAGACAGACCCTGCGATTCTCTCAAGAAGACAGAAACAGATTGATTATGGCAAAAATACTGTTGGCTATGACCGTTACAGACAGATGGTCCCTAA GGATAAAAGGACCAAGAAACATCCCAGAACTCCTCCGAAAAATGTCAAATACAGTCGACGGGCTTGGGATGGCATGATACGAATTTGGCGGCAAAATCTCCACTTATGGGATCCCCCATCTGAAAGAAGAAAGAT GTTGGATGCAAGTGATACACTGTCAGACATCTCTGTTGATCTAAGAAGTCAGACAAGTGATGATACCTCAGACAGTGAGCGCCGAGTGAGGGTGAAGAGAAACACTCAGTCATCCTCGGGGTCCCTGGATGAATCATCAGACATCTTGCAGTTGGATGACAACTGTACAGATATTTGA